A window from Heteronotia binoei isolate CCM8104 ecotype False Entrance Well chromosome 15, APGP_CSIRO_Hbin_v1, whole genome shotgun sequence encodes these proteins:
- the LOC132584095 gene encoding calcium-binding protein 5 produces the protein MNVERTMLGDTGAGPGQASLDAMKNPLGPACIFLRKGIAEKQGERELGADEIEELREAFNEFDKDKDGYISCKDLGNLMRTMGYMPTEMELIELSQQINMNLGGRVDFEDFVEMMSPKLLAETAGMIGLQEMRDAFKEFDANGDGEITLDELYQAMQRLMGERLTAREIADVVKEADVNGDGTVDFEEFVRMMSR, from the exons ATGAATGTCGAGCGGACTATGCTGGGTGACACCGGTGCTGGACCTGGACAAGCATCGCTGGATGCCATGAAGAACCCGCTGGGTCCTGCCTGCATCTTTCTGCGCAAGGGGATTGCTGAGAAACAGGGG GAACGGGAGCTGGGAGCTGATGAAATTGAAG aactcCGTGAGGCTTTTAACGAGTTTGACAAGGACAAAGATGGATATATCAGCTGCAAGGATTTGGGGAACCTCATGAGGACGATGGGGTACATGCCAACCGAGATGGAGCTCATAGAGTTGTCGCAGCAGATCAATATGAACC TTGGGGGTCGTGTGGATTTTGAGGATTTTGTGGAGATGATGTCACCAAAACTGCTGGCAGAGACGGCAGGCATGATTGGACTGCAGGAGATGAGGGATGCCTTCAAAGAG TTTGATGCAAATGGGGATGGTGAAATAACATTGGATGAACTGTACCAAGCCATGCAACGACTGATGGGAGAACGCCTAACCGCTCGGGAGATTGCGGATGTGGTGAAGGAAGCCGATGTCAATGGAGATGGAACGGTGGATTTTGAGG